In a single window of the Ananas comosus cultivar F153 unplaced genomic scaffold, ASM154086v1, whole genome shotgun sequence genome:
- the LOC109705600 gene encoding protein BRASSINOSTEROID INSENSITIVE 1-like — protein sequence MLQMLNLSTNQFEGPLPSLPPAIMSLDLSNNFFEGPLSTSSLPELSFLILSNNSFDSTVPHSLCKSFDLMLLDLSRNNLSGELPRCLGRSQERLFLVDLMNNNLSGGVPDSVCYQESLSLLNLDNNNLSGEFPSSLQRCKELVFLDLGQNKFSGAIPTWIGEKSLSSLMLLSLHSNMFSGSIPPQVLQLGYLQVLDLSHNNLSGIIPRSIGNFSWTALERGGKTEDVEHLEQGRFYSFSASFLLVIKGDQRLYSNILDLLDSIDLSNNNLSGEIPDEIGDLWALQNLNLSQNYLSGSIPDNVGKMKYLESLDLRMNNLSGTIPQSLSALTYLNHLNLSYNNLSGPIPTGNQLQTLPDPSIYIGNPYLCGPPITKNCSTNETIHGFSEGPTNTSNKFERLSLYVSVILGFITGFWAVSGSLLISKSFRYGYFTLIDTTYDKLYVAVALALARLRRRCGKFEQSES from the coding sequence ATGTTACAGATGTTGAATTTGAGCACTAATCAATTTGAAGGCCCATTGCCATCTTTACCACCTGCTATTATGTCATTGGATCTATCCAATAATTTCTTTGAAGGTCCATTATCAACCTCTTCATTACCAGAACTATCCTTCTTGATTCTTTCTAATAATAGTTTCGACAGTACTGTACCACACTCTTTATGCAAATCATTTGATTTAATGCTTCTCGACCTATCAAGGAACAACCTATCTGGAGAACTTCCTCGTTGTTTAGGGAGATCACAGGAGAGACTATTTCTTGTAGATTTGATGAATAACAATCTTTCTGGAGGAGTTCCTGACTCTGTCTGTTATCAAGAAAGTTTGTCATTATTGAACTTGGACAATAACAACCTGTCAGGAGaatttccttcttctttgcaACGCTGCAAAGAGTTAGTTTTTCTTGACCTCGGGCAGAACAAGTTCTCCGGAGCAATACCGACATGGATTGGAGAAAAGAGTTTGTCATCGCTCATGCTTCTAAGCTTGCATTCAAATATGTTTTCTGGCAGCATTCCCCCACAAGTTCTACAGCTTGGATATCTTCAAGTGTTGGATCTTTCTCATAACAATCTTTCAGGGATTATACCCCGATCTATTGGCAACTTTAGTTGGACTGCTTTGGAAAGAGGAGGAAAGACAGAAGATGTGGAACATTTAGAACAAGGAAGATTCTATAGCTTTTCAGCTAGTTTTTTGCTCGTCATAAAAGGGGATCAACGTCTCTATTCAAACATTCTAGACCTTTTGGACAGCATAGATCTTTCTAATAATAACTTATCTGGGGAGATTCCTGACGAGATTGGAGATTTGTGGGCACtacaaaacttaaatttgtCACAAAATTACTTATCAGGAAGTATTCCAGACAATGTCGGCAAAATGAAGTATTTGGAATCTCTCGACCTTCGAATGAACAATCTTTCTGGCACTATTCCGCAAAGCCTTTCCGCACTGACTTATTTGAATCACTTAAATTTGTCGTACAATAATCTATCAGGACCGATTCCGACAGGAAATCAACTGCAAACCCTTCCTGACCCGTCCATTTACATTGGCAATCCATATCTTTGTGGACCACCGATTACTAAAAATTGCTCTACAAATGAAACAATTCATGGTTTTAGCGAAGGGCCGACAAACACATCTAACAAGTTTGAAAGATTATCGCTCTATGTCAGTGTGATATTGGGATTTATCACAGGATTTTGGGCTGTTTCTGGTAGTCTATTAATCAGCAAATCTTTCAGGTATGGTTATTTCACTTTGATTGATACGACGTATGATAAGCTATATGTTGCAGTCGCATTAGCTCTCGCTAGATTGAGGAGGAGATGTGGAAAATTTGAGCAATCTGAATCGTAG